A single region of the Photobacterium sanguinicancri genome encodes:
- a CDS encoding nucleobase:cation symporter-2 family protein — protein sequence MKLLYNVEDRPPMGAAILLALQHMLAAMGAIIAVPLVVGSAIGLPTDQMVILVNAALMVSGVVTIIQCKGVGPVGIRLPVVMGTSFTFVAISISIGLDSGISGIFGASLVGSLVMIIGSRFMPQIRKLFPPVVSGTVVVLIGLTILPVSVDWFAGGFVGQEHYGQIDNLMLGLLVLVVVIVLSQLGKGLVSAAAIVIGMMVGYIVAIFMGVVDFTPVKEAKFFSLPELLPFGLSFTVSGVIGMSIAYLVTIMESTGDFLALSDATHTKLTGKKLSKGILCDGIGSALASVFGATPFSSFSQNVGIVSITGVASRHVVAVTGVIMLIAGMFPKLGGIVVTIPSPVLGGAGLVMFAMIISAGIGILSRINFTKRNMLIIAVGVASGMAVTVRPEILTYMPDSVRVILGSGITTGSLVALGLNIALGINRADEFESANEKREALKDQIKECEKCEKALAEEEAVQSREQQV from the coding sequence ATGAAACTGCTTTATAACGTGGAAGATAGACCTCCAATGGGGGCGGCGATCCTTCTTGCCCTTCAGCATATGCTTGCTGCTATGGGGGCTATTATTGCCGTCCCTCTGGTGGTCGGTAGTGCGATTGGCTTACCGACAGATCAAATGGTGATTTTGGTCAATGCGGCTCTGATGGTATCGGGTGTGGTGACTATTATCCAGTGCAAGGGGGTTGGCCCTGTTGGGATCCGACTTCCGGTGGTGATGGGGACCAGCTTTACCTTTGTGGCTATATCAATTTCTATTGGACTGGACTCTGGTATTTCCGGAATATTCGGAGCATCACTGGTTGGTTCGTTAGTGATGATCATTGGTAGCCGTTTCATGCCGCAAATTAGGAAGCTCTTTCCGCCTGTGGTGTCTGGTACCGTGGTGGTCTTGATTGGTCTGACAATTTTGCCTGTGTCTGTCGACTGGTTTGCGGGTGGTTTTGTCGGGCAGGAACATTACGGTCAAATCGATAACTTGATGTTGGGTTTACTGGTGTTGGTTGTGGTGATTGTACTGTCGCAACTTGGTAAAGGACTGGTCTCTGCTGCTGCAATCGTGATCGGAATGATGGTGGGTTACATTGTCGCGATTTTCATGGGAGTGGTGGACTTTACGCCAGTAAAAGAAGCCAAGTTCTTCTCTTTGCCGGAACTATTACCTTTCGGACTCAGTTTTACCGTCAGTGGCGTTATCGGGATGTCTATTGCCTACCTAGTTACCATCATGGAATCGACAGGTGACTTTTTGGCCTTGAGCGATGCAACCCATACCAAGTTGACTGGGAAGAAACTATCAAAAGGGATCTTATGTGATGGTATCGGTAGCGCCCTTGCATCGGTATTTGGTGCAACTCCCTTTTCATCATTCAGCCAGAATGTCGGTATTGTTTCGATTACCGGTGTTGCTAGTCGCCATGTGGTTGCTGTTACTGGTGTGATCATGCTGATTGCAGGTATGTTCCCGAAACTGGGCGGTATTGTAGTCACAATTCCTTCTCCGGTGCTGGGTGGCGCAGGACTTGTGATGTTCGCCATGATCATCTCCGCGGGTATTGGCATCCTGTCACGAATTAACTTTACCAAACGCAATATGCTAATCATCGCTGTCGGGGTTGCCTCGGGCATGGCGGTAACGGTTCGCCCAGAAATCTTAACGTATATGCCAGATTCCGTCCGCGTCATCCTAGGTTCTGGTATTACGACGGGCTCTCTAGTGGCTCTTGGCCTTAATATCGCTCTAGGTATTAACCGTGCTGATGAATTCGAAAGCGCGAACGAAAAACGCGAAGCGTTGAAAGATCAGATTAAAGAATGTGAAAAATGTGAAAAAGCATTGGCTGAGGAAGAAGCCGTGCAGTCACGTGAACAGCAAGTTTAA
- the guaD gene encoding guanine deaminase, which yields MEYTQSIKAIRASIMDIARVVDKPEDVEQNVRFIEDGLMLVDNGRIEWVGEWSEGKDKIPSTVRIRSYPGKIVMPGFVDTHIHYPQAEMVGAYGEQLLEWLNNYTFPTEARYKDKDYSREMSTFFIKQLLRNGTTTALVFGTVHPESVDALFEEAEKINMRMIAGKVMMDRNAPEYLLDTPEIGYNQTKELIERWHKRGRLLYAITPRFAPTSSPEQLAIAGRLKEEYPDTYVHTHLCENQNEIAWVKELFPEQDGYLDVYHHHGLTGSKSVFAHCVHLEDEEWDCLHKTDSAVAFCPTSNLYLGSGLFKLQEAWKRKVKVGMGTDIGAGTTFNMLQTLNEAYKIMQLQQHRLSAFEAFYLATLGGAKSLSLDHLIGNFEVGKEADFVIIDPCSTPLQQLRYDSSRNLSDKLFMLMTLGDDRSIYRTYVDGRLVYERG from the coding sequence ATGGAATATACCCAATCTATTAAAGCAATTAGAGCGTCTATCATGGATATCGCTAGAGTTGTCGACAAACCGGAAGACGTAGAGCAGAACGTCCGCTTTATTGAAGATGGTTTGATGTTAGTCGACAACGGGCGTATCGAGTGGGTTGGCGAATGGTCTGAAGGTAAAGATAAAATCCCATCGACTGTTCGTATTCGAAGCTACCCTGGCAAGATTGTCATGCCAGGTTTTGTCGATACCCATATCCACTATCCTCAAGCCGAAATGGTTGGCGCCTATGGCGAACAGCTATTGGAATGGCTGAATAACTACACCTTCCCGACGGAAGCTCGCTATAAAGATAAAGACTACTCGCGAGAAATGTCGACCTTCTTTATCAAACAGCTATTACGAAACGGAACGACAACCGCCTTGGTGTTTGGCACGGTTCACCCTGAATCGGTTGATGCACTGTTTGAAGAGGCTGAAAAGATCAATATGCGGATGATCGCCGGAAAGGTGATGATGGACCGCAATGCGCCTGAATATTTGTTGGATACGCCAGAGATAGGTTACAACCAAACCAAAGAATTAATAGAGCGTTGGCATAAACGTGGCCGTTTGCTTTATGCCATTACACCACGTTTCGCTCCAACGTCATCACCAGAGCAGTTAGCTATTGCTGGTCGACTCAAAGAGGAATATCCAGACACCTATGTACACACGCATTTGTGTGAGAATCAAAATGAGATTGCTTGGGTGAAGGAACTTTTTCCTGAGCAAGACGGTTATCTGGATGTTTATCACCATCATGGTCTTACTGGTTCAAAGAGTGTCTTTGCGCATTGTGTCCACCTCGAAGATGAAGAGTGGGATTGTTTGCACAAAACAGATTCAGCTGTTGCCTTCTGCCCAACATCGAACTTGTACCTTGGTAGCGGTTTGTTCAAGTTACAGGAAGCTTGGAAACGTAAGGTAAAAGTCGGAATGGGGACCGATATAGGTGCGGGGACAACTTTTAATATGCTGCAAACGCTGAACGAAGCTTACAAGATTATGCAGTTGCAACAGCATCGACTTTCGGCGTTCGAAGCATTTTATTTAGCCACTCTAGGGGGAGCCAAATCACTCTCTTTGGATCACTTAATTGGTAACTTCGAGGTGGGTAAAGAGGCTGATTTCGTCATTATCGATCCTTGTTCTACACCATTACAGCAGCTTCGCTACGACAGCTCGCGTAACTTGTCTGATAAATTGTTCATGTTGATGACGTTAGGCGACGACCGAAGCATCTATCGAACCTATGTCGATGGTCGATTAGTGTACGAGAGAGGTTAA
- a CDS encoding NCS2 family permease — MSENSSIHHESTVVEEDTSRKGGLDGYFKISQRGSSVKQEVVAGLTTFLAMVYSVIVVPSMLGAAGFNQGAVFIATCLVAAFGSLLMGLWANLPMAIGCAISLTAFTAFSLVLGQGISIPVALGAVFLMGVVFTAITVTGVRQWILTNLPSGIAHGTGIGIGLFLLLIAANGVGLVVQNPHAGLPVALGEFTSLPVLMSIIGLAAIFGLEKRQVPGGILLVIVAISIFGLIFDPNVTYQGLFAMPSFGGEGESLLGTMDIMGALNPVVIPSVLALVMTAIFDATGTIRAVAGQAKLLDKDGQIIDGGKALTSDSVSSIFAGFVGGAPAAVYIESAAGTAAGGKTGLTATVVGGLFVLLLFLSPLSYLVPAYATAPALMYVGLLMMSNVSKLDMADSVDALSGLMCAVFIVLTGNIVTGIMLGFGSLVIGRVVSGEAKRLNVGTVIIAIVLVAFYAGGWAI; from the coding sequence ATGTCTGAGAATAGTTCGATTCATCATGAATCCACAGTTGTAGAAGAAGACACATCTCGTAAAGGCGGGTTGGATGGATATTTTAAAATTTCCCAACGCGGTAGTAGCGTAAAACAAGAAGTGGTCGCCGGTTTGACGACATTTCTGGCAATGGTGTATTCGGTCATTGTAGTGCCGAGTATGCTGGGTGCAGCTGGATTTAACCAAGGGGCGGTGTTTATTGCTACTTGTCTAGTTGCTGCGTTTGGTTCACTGCTAATGGGGCTTTGGGCAAACTTGCCGATGGCTATTGGTTGTGCGATCTCCCTTACCGCGTTCACCGCATTTAGTTTGGTGTTAGGGCAGGGGATCAGTATTCCGGTTGCGCTAGGTGCCGTATTCTTAATGGGGGTCGTGTTCACAGCTATTACCGTCACGGGTGTGCGCCAATGGATACTGACTAACTTGCCTTCAGGAATCGCGCACGGAACGGGTATCGGTATTGGTTTGTTTTTGCTACTGATTGCGGCTAATGGTGTCGGTTTGGTGGTGCAAAACCCTCATGCAGGCCTACCTGTTGCATTGGGTGAGTTCACTTCGTTACCTGTCTTGATGTCGATTATTGGATTAGCCGCAATTTTCGGTCTTGAGAAGCGTCAAGTTCCCGGTGGTATTCTGCTGGTGATTGTTGCTATTTCTATCTTTGGCCTGATATTCGATCCTAATGTGACTTACCAAGGCCTGTTTGCGATGCCATCGTTTGGTGGGGAAGGTGAGTCGTTATTGGGTACCATGGATATTATGGGGGCATTGAATCCCGTTGTGATCCCAAGTGTGTTGGCATTGGTGATGACGGCTATTTTTGATGCAACTGGTACTATCCGTGCCGTTGCTGGTCAGGCGAAACTATTGGATAAAGACGGTCAAATCATTGATGGTGGTAAAGCACTAACTTCAGATTCCGTTAGTAGTATTTTTGCTGGCTTTGTTGGTGGAGCACCTGCGGCTGTGTATATCGAATCAGCAGCAGGTACTGCTGCTGGTGGTAAAACTGGCCTGACTGCAACGGTTGTTGGTGGCCTGTTTGTATTACTACTGTTCTTGTCGCCACTGAGTTATTTGGTACCAGCTTACGCTACGGCGCCAGCTTTGATGTACGTTGGTCTGCTTATGATGAGCAACGTAAGCAAGTTGGATATGGCTGACTCAGTCGATGCGCTATCTGGCCTTATGTGCGCAGTATTTATTGTACTAACAGGTAATATCGTTACTGGTATTATGCTTGGCTTTGGTTCTTTGGTGATTGGTCGAGTAGTTTCTGGTGAGGCGAAACGCTTGAATGTCGGAACCGTCATCATTGCCATTGTGTTGGTCGCCTTCTACGCAGGAGGTTGGGCAATTTAG
- a CDS encoding sigma 54-interacting transcriptional regulator codes for MQNTTSPSELMQLQPTILRFTQMLSAVLKIDAEVVDADLVRIAGTGPYSKFFGKKLNTSSRIFRYIIETNEEKVVVKSRTDPLCEGCKNKSSCREMAFLGVPIMIEDRCLGVISLVAFTEDSRERIKDNVQLFSDYVKHIAQIVVSKVVEKNSKNKGLDEVFTHLIENMDQGVLVLDENNRVKYGNQPALKNLNITQDELYNLEIKIQSLSLHNNEIKSHQQHIISQGEWQKLIVGQFYNTQGQQLFLMAYHQTNSDLMIQDHSSLLSTVIGESTKMRQLKKMITRVASSPSSVLINGESGTGKEVIANAVHNLSDRSQSPFIAINCAAIPEPLLESELFGYVKGAFTGASNKGKNGLIQAANKGTLFLDEIGDMPMTLQAKLLRVLEERKVMPIGSNDAVPVDIRIISATNHNFQEMIATNKFREDLYYRLNVIPFQLPPLREREGDIALLTNYFLEYHTQKIGVVYPGISAEAMRRLNAYHWPGNVRELSNLIEYLVNIVPEGDQIDIDLLPPHFEQAPEAACPEEAYNDDYSMSLEDMERNRIEEAIYRLGNRKMVAEELGIGIATLYRKIKKYELNNHRTS; via the coding sequence ATGCAGAACACTACCTCTCCTTCAGAATTAATGCAGTTGCAACCAACAATCCTTCGGTTCACCCAAATGTTGTCGGCGGTGTTAAAAATTGACGCCGAAGTTGTCGATGCCGATTTGGTTCGAATTGCAGGTACTGGTCCCTATAGTAAATTTTTTGGCAAAAAACTAAACACAAGCTCAAGAATTTTCAGGTATATCATTGAGACAAATGAAGAAAAAGTTGTAGTCAAATCTAGAACAGACCCGTTATGTGAGGGGTGTAAAAACAAAAGCTCTTGTCGTGAAATGGCCTTCCTTGGTGTGCCAATCATGATCGAAGATCGATGTTTAGGGGTGATCAGCCTCGTCGCATTCACTGAAGATTCACGAGAAAGAATCAAGGACAATGTCCAACTTTTCTCAGACTACGTTAAACACATAGCGCAAATAGTTGTATCCAAAGTTGTCGAAAAGAATAGTAAAAATAAAGGTCTTGATGAGGTGTTTACTCATCTTATTGAAAACATGGACCAAGGCGTATTAGTGCTTGATGAAAACAACCGAGTAAAATACGGCAACCAGCCAGCACTTAAGAATTTGAATATAACCCAAGATGAGTTATATAACCTTGAAATTAAAATTCAATCATTGTCACTTCACAATAATGAAATAAAAAGCCACCAACAACATATTATTTCACAAGGAGAATGGCAGAAATTAATAGTTGGTCAATTTTATAATACACAAGGTCAGCAATTATTTTTGATGGCTTATCATCAAACCAATAGCGACTTGATGATTCAAGATCATAGCTCGCTTCTCAGTACTGTCATTGGTGAATCGACCAAGATGCGCCAACTCAAAAAGATGATCACCCGTGTTGCTAGCAGCCCTTCAAGCGTACTGATTAATGGTGAAAGCGGCACTGGTAAAGAGGTTATTGCAAACGCAGTACATAACCTCAGTGATCGAAGCCAATCACCATTTATTGCCATCAACTGTGCCGCTATTCCCGAACCCTTGTTGGAAAGTGAGTTGTTTGGTTATGTCAAAGGAGCGTTTACTGGCGCCTCTAATAAGGGCAAAAACGGCTTGATCCAAGCCGCTAACAAAGGAACCCTCTTTCTTGATGAAATTGGCGACATGCCAATGACGCTGCAAGCGAAACTGCTACGTGTACTGGAAGAACGTAAAGTTATGCCGATTGGTTCCAATGATGCTGTCCCGGTGGATATCAGGATTATTTCAGCGACCAATCATAATTTCCAAGAAATGATTGCGACCAATAAATTCAGAGAAGATTTGTATTACCGCCTTAACGTGATCCCTTTTCAACTGCCACCTCTAAGGGAACGAGAAGGGGATATAGCATTGCTGACTAACTACTTTCTTGAGTATCACACCCAAAAAATCGGTGTGGTCTACCCAGGGATAAGTGCTGAAGCCATGCGCCGTCTTAATGCCTATCATTGGCCGGGGAATGTACGCGAGCTCAGCAATTTAATTGAATATCTTGTCAACATCGTACCTGAAGGGGACCAAATCGACATTGACTTGCTTCCTCCACATTTTGAGCAAGCACCAGAAGCTGCATGCCCAGAGGAAGCCTATAACGATGATTACTCGATGAGCTTAGAAGATATGGAAAGGAACCGTATTGAGGAAGCGATATATCGTCTTGGTAACCGCAAAATGGTAGCCGAAGAGCTAGGGATAGGTATTGCAACCTTGTATCGTAAAATCAAAAAATACGAGCTCAATAACCATAGAACCTCTTGA
- the ygeW gene encoding knotted carbamoyltransferase YgeW — MKSINELIKEINELKSELHDKDFLLTWEQTPEELERVLKTAQALKAMRQENISTNVFNNGLGISLFRDNSTRTRFSYASAINMLGLAQQDLDEGKSQIAHGETVRETANMISFCADAIGIRDDMYLGAGNAYMREVGAALDDGVKEGVLPHRPALVNLQCDIDHPTQSMADLAWLEEHFGSLEELRGKKIAMTWAYSPSYGKPLSVPQGIIGLMTRFGMDVTLAHPEGYDLIPEVVEEARKNAEASGGSFTQVASMEEAFKDADIVYPKSWAPYQVMGRRTELLRANDHDGLKALEQECLAQNANHKDWHCTEEMMKLTKAGEALYMHCLPADITGVSCEAGEVAESVFEKYRIETYKEASWKPYVIAAMIMNRKYQEPGLILQELLDDAKKRVK, encoded by the coding sequence ATGAAGAGCATCAATGAACTAATCAAGGAAATTAATGAGCTAAAATCTGAATTACACGACAAAGACTTTTTATTGACGTGGGAGCAAACACCGGAAGAGCTTGAGCGTGTTCTGAAAACAGCCCAAGCACTAAAAGCTATGCGTCAGGAAAATATTTCAACTAACGTGTTTAACAATGGTCTTGGCATCTCTCTCTTCCGCGATAACTCAACACGTACCCGTTTCTCATATGCATCAGCGATCAACATGCTAGGGCTTGCTCAACAGGATTTGGATGAAGGTAAATCTCAAATCGCCCATGGTGAAACTGTTCGTGAAACTGCCAATATGATTTCTTTCTGTGCTGATGCTATCGGCATTCGTGATGATATGTACTTAGGGGCTGGGAATGCCTACATGCGTGAGGTTGGTGCTGCATTAGATGATGGCGTCAAAGAAGGTGTGTTACCTCATCGTCCTGCACTCGTTAACCTACAGTGTGATATCGACCACCCAACCCAGTCTATGGCTGATTTGGCATGGTTGGAAGAACACTTCGGTAGCTTAGAAGAGTTGAGAGGCAAGAAAATAGCGATGACATGGGCTTATTCACCTAGCTACGGTAAACCATTATCTGTACCTCAGGGAATTATCGGTCTGATGACCCGCTTTGGGATGGACGTGACGCTAGCGCACCCTGAAGGTTATGACCTTATTCCTGAAGTGGTTGAAGAAGCACGCAAGAATGCAGAAGCATCTGGCGGTAGTTTCACTCAAGTTGCCAGCATGGAAGAAGCATTCAAAGATGCTGACATCGTGTATCCAAAATCTTGGGCGCCTTACCAAGTGATGGGGCGTCGTACTGAGTTGTTACGCGCTAACGATCATGATGGCTTGAAAGCACTGGAACAAGAATGTTTGGCGCAGAATGCCAACCATAAAGATTGGCACTGTACTGAAGAAATGATGAAGCTAACCAAAGCGGGTGAAGCATTGTACATGCACTGTTTACCTGCAGATATTACAGGCGTGTCTTGTGAAGCAGGCGAAGTGGCGGAGTCGGTATTTGAGAAGTACCGTATTGAAACTTATAAAGAAGCCAGCTGGAAGCCATATGTGATTGCGGCAATGATCATGAACCGTAAATACCAAGAGCCTGGACTCATCCTACAAGAACTACTGGATGATGCGAAGAAGCGTGTTAAATAA
- the dpaL gene encoding diaminopropionate ammonia-lyase, translating into MVVSTFTLKMEIADNRHYNGQLSPLFTAIEAEKARAFHQAVEGYQPTPLHSLDCLANVIGVEKILVKDEAYRFDLSAFKMLGGAYAIARLLCDEFKLDINAFDFAKLKNDITEKMTFATATDGNHGRGVAWAANKLGQNAVVYMPKGAADERVNNIRALGAECIVTDMNYDDTVRLAIKTANENGWKVVQDTAWEGYTEIPTWIMQGYTTMAAEAVDQMTAMAVERPTHVFLQAGVGAMAGGVLGYLCEQYGPDNLHSVVIEPDNADCIYRSGISEKGEMVNVNGDLETIMVGLACGEPNPIGWPVLRDCSTQFVSCQDSVAALGMRVLGNPQGSDPRIVSGESGAVGAGLLAAVHFHPEKEQLMAKLGLNKDSVVLLINTEGDTDPVHYREVVWGGKHQTI; encoded by the coding sequence ATGGTCGTGTCTACGTTCACTCTAAAAATGGAGATCGCCGATAACCGCCACTATAACGGTCAGCTTTCTCCACTATTCACCGCCATCGAGGCGGAAAAAGCCCGTGCATTCCACCAAGCGGTGGAAGGATATCAACCCACACCATTACATTCCCTTGACTGCCTAGCTAATGTAATTGGTGTAGAAAAAATCTTAGTCAAAGATGAAGCCTACCGCTTCGATTTGAGTGCATTCAAAATGCTAGGAGGGGCTTATGCTATTGCCCGTCTGCTGTGTGATGAGTTCAAGCTCGATATCAATGCTTTTGATTTCGCTAAACTAAAAAACGATATTACAGAAAAAATGACTTTCGCAACGGCAACCGATGGTAACCATGGTCGTGGTGTTGCGTGGGCAGCCAATAAGCTCGGTCAGAATGCCGTCGTGTACATGCCAAAAGGCGCGGCAGATGAGCGAGTGAATAATATCAGAGCCTTGGGCGCGGAATGTATTGTCACCGACATGAATTATGACGATACCGTTCGCCTTGCCATTAAAACAGCGAATGAAAACGGCTGGAAAGTGGTGCAAGACACAGCATGGGAAGGGTATACCGAAATTCCTACTTGGATCATGCAAGGTTACACCACCATGGCGGCAGAAGCTGTTGATCAAATGACAGCCATGGCTGTTGAACGTCCGACGCATGTTTTCCTTCAAGCCGGTGTTGGTGCGATGGCTGGTGGTGTGCTTGGCTACCTTTGTGAGCAGTATGGTCCTGATAACTTGCACTCTGTAGTTATCGAGCCAGATAACGCTGATTGTATCTACCGTTCAGGTATCAGTGAGAAGGGTGAAATGGTCAATGTTAATGGTGATCTTGAAACCATCATGGTTGGCTTGGCCTGCGGTGAGCCGAATCCTATTGGTTGGCCAGTACTTCGTGATTGTTCTACCCAGTTTGTTTCTTGCCAAGACAGTGTTGCGGCACTCGGTATGCGAGTTCTCGGCAACCCACAAGGTAGCGACCCAAGGATTGTTTCTGGTGAGTCTGGTGCCGTAGGGGCTGGTTTGCTTGCCGCTGTGCATTTTCACCCAGAAAAAGAACAATTGATGGCAAAGCTAGGCCTCAATAAAGATTCTGTGGTGCTCCTAATTAATACCGAAGGCGATACCGACCCTGTCCATTATCGTGAAGTTGTATGGGGCGGTAAGCATCAAACGATTTGA
- a CDS encoding YgeY family selenium metabolism-linked hydrolase encodes MNIPFTQVLDKAQEYKADMTRFLRDMIAIPSESCNEEKVVLRIKEEMEKVGFDKVEIDPMGNVLGWIGHGPHLIAMDAHIDTVGIGNMNNWNFDPYEGMEDDEVIGGRGASDQEGGMASMVYAGKIIKDLGLEDEYTLLVTGTVQEEDCDGLCWQYIIQESNIRPEFVVSTEPTDCQIYRGQRGRMEIRVDVAGVSCHGSAPERGDNAIFKMGHMLNDIEKLSSNLGDDPFLGKGTLTVSEVFYTSPSRCAVADSCAISIDRRLTWGETWEGAIKEIEELDSVKKFGGKVSMYDYDRPAYTGLVYPTECYFPAWVIDEEHVATKTLEASYELLFDKKPTVDKWTFSTNGVSIMGRYGIPVIGFGPGKEPEAHAPNEKTWKDHLVTCAAMYAVIPQMYLSELKK; translated from the coding sequence ATGAATATTCCATTCACTCAAGTACTGGACAAAGCCCAAGAATATAAAGCGGATATGACTCGCTTCCTTCGTGACATGATTGCGATTCCAAGTGAAAGTTGTAACGAAGAAAAAGTCGTTTTACGCATTAAAGAAGAGATGGAAAAAGTCGGCTTTGACAAGGTTGAAATCGACCCAATGGGTAACGTACTCGGTTGGATTGGTCATGGTCCTCATCTCATTGCTATGGATGCACATATCGATACCGTGGGTATCGGTAACATGAATAACTGGAACTTCGACCCATACGAAGGTATGGAAGATGACGAAGTGATCGGTGGCCGTGGTGCATCGGATCAAGAAGGTGGTATGGCGTCGATGGTTTACGCCGGTAAGATAATCAAAGATCTTGGCTTGGAAGACGAATATACCTTGCTTGTGACTGGTACGGTTCAAGAAGAAGATTGTGACGGTCTTTGCTGGCAGTACATCATTCAAGAAAGCAATATCCGCCCTGAATTTGTGGTATCAACAGAACCAACAGATTGTCAGATTTATCGTGGTCAGCGTGGCCGTATGGAAATCCGAGTTGATGTTGCAGGTGTGAGCTGTCACGGTTCTGCACCGGAGCGTGGTGACAACGCCATCTTTAAGATGGGCCATATGCTCAACGACATCGAGAAACTCTCTTCAAATCTTGGCGATGACCCATTCTTAGGGAAAGGTACATTGACCGTATCTGAAGTGTTCTACACCTCACCAAGCCGCTGTGCGGTTGCAGATAGTTGTGCAATTTCTATTGACCGTCGTTTGACTTGGGGCGAAACATGGGAAGGTGCTATCAAAGAAATCGAAGAGCTGGACTCCGTTAAAAAGTTTGGTGGTAAAGTCTCTATGTACGACTATGACCGCCCAGCCTACACTGGTTTAGTTTATCCGACAGAATGTTATTTCCCAGCTTGGGTTATTGATGAAGAGCATGTTGCGACTAAGACACTAGAAGCTTCTTACGAGTTACTGTTCGACAAAAAACCAACCGTTGATAAGTGGACCTTCTCTACTAATGGCGTTTCTATCATGGGTCGTTATGGTATTCCTGTTATCGGTTTTGGCCCTGGTAAAGAGCCTGAAGCTCACGCGCCAAACGAGAAAACTTGGAAAGATCACTTAGTCACTTGTGCAGCGATGTACGCTGTTATCCCTCAGATGTACTTGAGTGAACTCAAAAAATAG